A genomic region of Actinomycetota bacterium contains the following coding sequences:
- a CDS encoding P-loop NTPase, translating into MVVVVDPDRAFRARVIEQLASTSDVLELGRIPEFDELLAKGRQDLAVVVLGPGLRVDGGLALAGRIQITAPEVSVVLVAERLTPDSLQDALRAGVRDVLPISFTPAQLMKAVAHSEDVSRQLRTRSTNGHSSEKSDGNKIVTVLSSKGGVGKSFVASNLAVLLARRDRPVALLDLDLQFGDLAIMLQLFPTRTICDAARDLDRLDDEALARYLTLHRSNVSLMAAPLEPGLAETVSADAALTIMRMLKKKFAYVIVDTPPAFTDHVLQAIDESDILVSVTTLDVPSIKNLKISFQTLGLLGVDPDRVRLVLNRADSKVGLNIREVEKTLGRSVDIRIPSSRDVPLSVNRGTPLVLEDAKSPISLALSKLAAGIEEFRREPVAEPANGRRFQLGRKR; encoded by the coding sequence ATGGTTGTTGTCGTTGATCCGGACCGTGCGTTCCGCGCTCGGGTAATCGAGCAGTTGGCGTCCACGTCCGACGTGTTGGAGTTGGGCCGGATCCCTGAGTTCGATGAACTCCTGGCAAAGGGGCGGCAGGATTTGGCCGTCGTCGTTCTGGGTCCGGGACTCAGGGTGGATGGGGGTCTTGCGCTCGCCGGGCGGATTCAGATCACGGCGCCGGAAGTGAGCGTCGTCCTGGTAGCCGAACGCCTGACTCCGGACTCCCTGCAGGACGCGTTGCGGGCGGGCGTTCGTGACGTGTTGCCCATCTCGTTTACGCCGGCACAGCTTATGAAGGCCGTCGCGCACTCCGAAGATGTGTCGCGCCAATTGCGCACGCGCTCGACGAACGGGCACTCCTCCGAGAAGTCCGACGGCAACAAGATTGTCACGGTCCTCAGTTCGAAAGGGGGGGTGGGGAAGAGCTTTGTTGCCTCGAATCTGGCCGTCTTGCTCGCCCGGCGAGACCGGCCGGTCGCCCTGCTCGATCTGGACCTGCAGTTCGGGGATCTCGCGATCATGCTGCAACTGTTTCCCACGCGGACGATTTGCGACGCGGCGCGGGACCTCGACAGGCTGGACGATGAGGCGCTGGCTCGATATCTCACTTTGCACCGGTCCAACGTTTCGCTGATGGCTGCGCCGTTGGAGCCGGGGCTGGCCGAAACGGTGTCGGCCGACGCCGCGCTCACGATAATGCGGATGCTGAAGAAGAAGTTCGCCTATGTGATTGTCGACACGCCGCCTGCATTTACCGACCACGTGCTTCAGGCGATCGATGAGAGTGACATCCTGGTGTCCGTGACCACGCTCGATGTTCCGAGCATCAAGAATCTCAAGATCTCGTTTCAAACACTGGGCCTGCTCGGCGTCGATCCCGACCGGGTGCGATTGGTCCTTAACCGTGCAGACAGCAAGGTGGGGCTCAACATCCGTGAGGTCGAGAAGACGCTCGGAAGAAGCGTCGACATTCGCATTCCGTCCAGCCGTGACGTGCCGTTGTCGGTGAACCGCGGAACCCCCCTGGTGCTCGAGGACGCGAAGTCGCCGATCAGCTTGGCGTTGTCGAAGCTTGCTGCAGGAATCGAGGAGTTCCGGCGGGAGCCGGTCGCCGAGCCAGCCAATGGGCGGCGGTTTCAACTTGGGAGGAAGCGATGA
- the cpaB gene encoding Flp pilus assembly protein CpaB — translation MSAISIHKRTAALVLAVLLAALATMALISYMRGLETKAFAGVESVTAFVAKDNIPADTSADSALSQGLIAKTSIPRKVLAEGAITTLEQIRGQVATVTILKGEQIVAARFAAVAEASGLLPIPAGRQAVTVQTDIPPAVGGFVQPGDHVSVIAKIDVTGAQAARLSSSLLDRSSAASSAALPVTVVHFLLQDVQVLAVGSDVAGAAATTDKDAKADAAQSQVMLTLAVSPADAERIAYAVMEGQIYFTLLPKGQDAAKTSGRSKANLFR, via the coding sequence GTGTCTGCAATTTCGATCCACAAGCGAACCGCGGCGCTCGTCCTTGCGGTGCTGCTTGCCGCGCTGGCGACGATGGCGCTCATCTCGTATATGCGCGGGCTGGAAACCAAGGCCTTTGCCGGGGTGGAATCGGTGACGGCCTTCGTCGCCAAAGACAACATCCCGGCAGATACGTCGGCGGATTCGGCGTTGTCGCAGGGCTTGATTGCGAAGACATCGATTCCTCGGAAGGTCCTTGCTGAGGGAGCGATTACGACTCTCGAGCAGATCCGTGGACAGGTGGCGACGGTGACCATTCTCAAGGGAGAGCAGATCGTCGCAGCTAGGTTCGCGGCTGTGGCCGAGGCATCGGGGCTTCTTCCGATTCCCGCCGGCCGCCAGGCCGTCACGGTGCAGACCGACATCCCGCCGGCCGTTGGCGGATTCGTGCAGCCGGGCGACCACGTGTCGGTCATCGCGAAGATCGACGTGACCGGTGCCCAGGCGGCTCGCCTGAGCTCGTCGCTCTTGGATCGTTCGAGCGCGGCGTCTTCTGCCGCATTGCCGGTAACGGTGGTGCACTTCTTGCTCCAGGACGTGCAGGTGCTTGCGGTCGGAAGCGATGTCGCCGGAGCCGCCGCAACTACCGACAAGGATGCGAAGGCAGACGCTGCGCAGAGCCAGGTCATGCTGACGCTGGCTGTGAGCCCTGCGGACGCCGAGCGAATCGCGTACGCGGTCATGGAGGGCCAGATCTACTTCACGCTGCTGCCCAAGGGACAGGACGCGGCGAAGACCTCCGGCCGATCCAAGGCCAACCTGTTCCGCTGA
- a CDS encoding TadE/TadG family type IV pilus assembly protein, whose protein sequence is MDERSFRGERGASAVEFAIVASLLFMILFGTIQFGIAFNQYQGVQAAAREGARTGSLPQATVDDIVTRVRDSVSIVDGSAIQVGCPGALAVGQGCVAITPTGSGAFQPCNLRTGQTVRVSVQYRALIQIPVWKSPAVTVTGDGEFRCE, encoded by the coding sequence ATGGACGAACGGTCGTTCCGCGGAGAACGAGGAGCATCAGCGGTGGAGTTCGCGATTGTTGCATCGCTGTTGTTCATGATTCTCTTCGGCACGATCCAGTTCGGGATCGCGTTCAACCAGTACCAAGGCGTTCAGGCTGCGGCTCGCGAGGGCGCGCGTACCGGCTCGCTGCCGCAGGCGACTGTGGACGACATCGTCACACGAGTTCGCGACTCCGTAAGCATTGTGGACGGCTCGGCGATCCAGGTCGGCTGCCCCGGTGCCCTGGCCGTGGGTCAGGGATGCGTGGCGATCACGCCGACGGGATCCGGAGCGTTTCAGCCGTGCAATCTGCGAACGGGGCAGACCGTGCGGGTGTCGGTTCAGTACCGAGCCTTGATTCAAATTCCGGTGTGGAAGTCGCCGGCAGTGACGGTGACCGGGGATGGTGAATTCAGATGCGAGTGA
- a CDS encoding Flp family type IVb pilin, with translation MRIIRLARFTGTWLATRLQVKSDRGATAVEYGVMVALIAAVIIVAVMTLGQQASSTFNCTAEAIRTKTNGCGS, from the coding sequence ATGCGCATTATTCGCTTGGCGCGCTTCACGGGGACGTGGCTCGCAACTCGCCTTCAGGTCAAGAGTGACCGTGGGGCGACGGCCGTGGAGTACGGCGTGATGGTGGCACTGATCGCCGCGGTCATCATCGTCGCGGTTATGACCCTAGGCCAGCAGGCCAGCTCGACGTTCAATTGCACGGCGGAAGCGATCAGAACCAAGACGAACGGCTGCGGGTCCTAG
- a CDS encoding Flp family type IVb pilin, giving the protein MLTIRSLRMLGPWVVGRCNLRSERAAAAVEYAIMLVFIAVVIILGVVALGNRAESTFDCTATSIGDKGATKC; this is encoded by the coding sequence ATGTTGACGATTCGAAGCCTGCGCATGTTGGGGCCGTGGGTTGTCGGTCGATGCAACTTGCGAAGCGAGCGCGCGGCGGCCGCGGTGGAGTACGCGATCATGCTCGTCTTCATCGCAGTGGTCATCATCTTGGGTGTCGTGGCGTTGGGGAACCGTGCTGAGTCGACCTTCGATTGCACAGCGACTTCTATCGGAGACAAGGGAGCCACCAAGTGCTGA
- a CDS encoding DnaB-like helicase C-terminal domain-containing protein, producing MSQAANSAGHAPAAPRTVAGLIDDLQDQDVALARELIPIPTHFEPLDHALGGGLRAGELMVVGGPPGVGKTIATLQWARSIAMAGGTAIYACYEHDETALLTRLIALELGELPRYDGDEHIERLREGFRDVAEGRARLADVLTREEFVRRAYGRVREYAERLWLVRCSSVRTGVPALEEMVEQRKDDVTVLFVDYLQKVALHPESADDAEKATRVVEALKELALSHRIPVVAVVAGDRDGLSARRVRLNHLSSSAALAYEADVAIILNDKTSAVSKVHLAYDTVRAKTFRDYTVFSIEKNRGGPATLDLEFRKDFVYFRFNPSGGLVAERLVDERYAE from the coding sequence ATGTCACAGGCTGCCAACTCCGCGGGCCACGCGCCCGCCGCGCCGCGCACGGTCGCCGGACTCATTGATGACCTGCAGGATCAGGACGTCGCCCTCGCGCGCGAGCTGATTCCCATCCCGACCCATTTCGAGCCGCTCGACCACGCGCTCGGCGGAGGACTTCGCGCAGGAGAACTGATGGTCGTCGGAGGACCTCCGGGTGTCGGCAAGACCATCGCAACGCTGCAATGGGCCCGCTCGATCGCAATGGCCGGCGGCACGGCGATTTACGCTTGCTACGAACACGACGAAACCGCGCTGCTTACGCGACTTATCGCGCTGGAACTCGGCGAGTTGCCTCGCTACGACGGCGACGAACACATCGAGCGTTTGCGGGAGGGGTTCCGCGACGTCGCAGAGGGACGTGCGCGCCTCGCCGACGTCCTGACGCGCGAGGAGTTCGTTCGCCGCGCCTACGGCCGAGTCCGAGAGTATGCCGAGCGGCTGTGGCTCGTTCGGTGCTCCAGCGTGCGCACCGGCGTGCCGGCCCTCGAAGAGATGGTTGAGCAGCGCAAAGACGACGTCACGGTCCTATTTGTCGATTACTTACAGAAAGTGGCGCTTCACCCGGAGTCCGCCGACGACGCCGAGAAAGCCACCCGCGTGGTGGAGGCGCTGAAGGAACTCGCCCTCAGCCACCGGATTCCCGTGGTGGCCGTGGTGGCCGGCGACCGAGACGGGCTGTCCGCTCGCCGTGTCCGACTGAACCACCTCAGCTCATCGGCCGCGCTCGCGTACGAGGCCGACGTCGCGATCATCCTGAACGACAAGACCAGCGCCGTGTCCAAAGTCCACCTCGCATACGACACCGTTCGGGCGAAGACGTTCAGGGACTACACCGTATTCTCGATCGAGAAGAACCGGGGCGGACCTGCCACGCTGGACCTGGAATTCCGCAAGGACTTCGTCTACTTCCGCTTCAACCCGTCCGGAGGTCTGGTCGCAGAGCGGCTCGTGGATGAACGGTACGCGGAGTAG
- a CDS encoding response regulator transcription factor produces the protein MKAMTRVLVVEDHTLLRQSLVKTIGAEDGFEVAGEASRGDEAVHEALKVKPDVILLDIAIPGGSGLDVAQRFRASSPGVRILFLTMHDDDASISRAISLGADGYILKTASTAELILALQTVAEGNSYLSPAIARRVIDLAGSRGSGTALTGRELEILHLLASGARPAEVGTRLFVSLKTVKNHLTNIYAKLEVQTAAQAVAEAYRRGLVAVGTG, from the coding sequence ATGAAGGCCATGACTCGCGTCCTTGTGGTTGAAGATCACACCTTGCTGCGTCAGAGTCTGGTGAAGACCATAGGTGCGGAGGATGGGTTCGAAGTCGCAGGCGAGGCATCGCGAGGAGATGAAGCCGTTCACGAGGCCCTGAAGGTGAAGCCGGACGTGATCCTGCTGGACATCGCTATTCCCGGAGGCAGCGGCCTTGACGTCGCTCAGAGATTTCGCGCGTCGTCCCCCGGAGTGCGGATCCTGTTCCTCACGATGCACGACGACGACGCCAGCATCTCCCGAGCCATTAGCCTCGGCGCCGACGGGTACATCTTGAAGACGGCGTCCACTGCTGAGCTGATCCTCGCGTTGCAAACCGTTGCGGAGGGGAACTCCTACCTCAGTCCGGCGATTGCGCGGCGAGTGATCGATCTCGCCGGTTCACGCGGGTCGGGCACCGCGCTCACCGGGCGCGAGCTGGAAATCCTGCACTTGCTGGCTTCCGGTGCCCGGCCGGCCGAGGTAGGTACGCGGCTGTTCGTTTCGCTGAAGACCGTGAAGAACCACCTCACGAACATCTACGCGAAGCTGGAGGTTCAGACTGCAGCCCAGGCAGTCGCCGAGGCGTACCGGCGGGGCTTGGTTGCGGTGGGAACCGGCTGA
- a CDS encoding GAF domain-containing sensor histidine kinase, with protein sequence MIADPDPYLAFLVQRLFPRAVVEEVLEGAGTGATSPPDVLLVDLDRRDAPAVPGATKVIGVRQGPGDAESPPDGVVGVLIRPYLPSEVRGMIRRALGVEEAPAESIQRRSRPPWALDAARIGAVALAAVLELTSSSAGRWRGTILAVAFAYVALRIFIRPARAASAADVVIGGILVGLTGGLASNYAPFALVAVIGAGVSYGVAGGAFAGALAASGAMYDIGSQVFARSLHAYEAAAWCVAFVLGGLAGGLARSVRRASDPEGMETLAEANRVLSTLYRIARAVPESLEVGAIASAVMSEVREVLRAPAGLIAISDAGNFGIASSFGFPRPEVLAGWAETMSLQPLQWHAAGFIPGAALPPERTESLGAHDCYVFAPLRRDGVLLGVIVCACPDEAHHERNRMFVQQLADETAVAIENAQLFGRVRELSIDEERRRLARELHDGVAQALTHLRLELDFMSRYGGIADEDVRSAINRLSRVVDRAGEDVRGMIGGLRSPVSTDGLARSLGAYLRDLRGIGGPEILFDAVGPVHVRPEVEAEVFRIAQEGVSNALRHARATRIRVVLSASGERLRLAVEDNGVGMPDGAGMGNGLGLTAMRERAARIGAGISVSGVQGGGTRVEVLCSIQSVGAA encoded by the coding sequence ATGATTGCCGATCCCGATCCGTATCTTGCATTCCTTGTTCAGCGGCTGTTCCCCAGGGCCGTCGTCGAAGAGGTGCTCGAGGGGGCCGGTACCGGTGCGACATCCCCGCCCGATGTCCTTTTGGTAGATCTGGACCGGAGGGACGCGCCCGCGGTGCCGGGAGCGACCAAAGTGATCGGCGTCCGACAAGGGCCGGGAGACGCGGAGTCGCCGCCCGACGGCGTTGTCGGCGTGCTGATCCGTCCGTACTTGCCGTCCGAAGTGCGTGGAATGATCCGGCGCGCGCTTGGGGTGGAGGAGGCTCCGGCCGAGTCGATTCAGCGCCGGTCGCGTCCGCCCTGGGCGTTGGACGCCGCGCGCATCGGCGCCGTCGCGCTGGCCGCCGTCTTGGAATTGACCTCGAGCAGCGCGGGGCGCTGGCGGGGAACGATTCTCGCCGTCGCGTTTGCGTACGTGGCGTTGCGGATCTTCATCCGACCGGCGCGCGCAGCCTCTGCGGCCGACGTCGTGATCGGCGGGATCCTGGTCGGGCTGACCGGTGGCCTTGCGAGCAACTATGCGCCGTTCGCTCTTGTCGCCGTCATCGGAGCGGGAGTGTCGTACGGCGTTGCGGGCGGTGCCTTCGCCGGTGCTCTGGCAGCGTCGGGAGCCATGTACGACATCGGCTCGCAGGTCTTTGCCCGGTCGCTGCACGCATACGAAGCGGCGGCCTGGTGCGTCGCGTTCGTGCTGGGGGGTCTGGCCGGCGGACTGGCGCGCAGCGTTCGTCGCGCGTCGGACCCTGAGGGGATGGAGACGCTCGCCGAGGCCAACCGCGTTCTGTCCACCCTCTACCGGATTGCGCGCGCCGTTCCGGAGAGTCTCGAGGTAGGGGCGATCGCTTCGGCGGTCATGTCCGAGGTGCGCGAGGTGCTGCGCGCGCCGGCCGGCCTCATCGCGATCAGTGACGCAGGTAACTTCGGCATCGCGTCCTCATTTGGCTTCCCGCGCCCGGAGGTACTCGCCGGCTGGGCGGAGACGATGTCCCTTCAGCCGCTTCAGTGGCACGCGGCGGGATTCATCCCGGGAGCGGCGTTGCCGCCGGAGCGGACCGAGTCGCTCGGTGCGCACGACTGCTATGTCTTTGCTCCTCTGCGTCGTGATGGAGTCCTGCTGGGGGTCATCGTGTGTGCTTGTCCGGACGAGGCTCACCACGAGCGGAATCGCATGTTCGTGCAACAACTGGCCGACGAAACCGCCGTTGCGATCGAGAACGCTCAGTTGTTCGGGCGCGTACGGGAACTGTCGATCGACGAGGAAAGACGACGGCTGGCGCGCGAGCTGCACGACGGTGTCGCACAGGCGCTTACGCATCTCCGCCTTGAGTTGGACTTCATGTCGCGGTACGGAGGCATCGCCGACGAAGATGTTCGGTCGGCGATCAACCGGCTATCTCGCGTGGTGGATCGAGCCGGTGAGGATGTGCGGGGGATGATTGGGGGTTTGCGTTCGCCGGTGTCGACGGACGGACTTGCGCGGTCGTTGGGCGCATACCTGCGCGATCTGCGCGGAATCGGCGGCCCTGAAATCCTGTTCGATGCCGTCGGTCCGGTGCATGTTCGTCCCGAGGTCGAGGCGGAGGTGTTTCGCATCGCGCAGGAGGGGGTGTCGAACGCATTGCGTCACGCCCGGGCGACCCGGATTCGCGTGGTCCTTTCGGCGAGCGGCGAGAGGCTTCGTCTCGCGGTCGAAGACAACGGGGTCGGGATGCCGGATGGTGCCGGGATGGGGAACGGTCTCGGGTTGACGGCGATGCGGGAGCGCGCGGCGCGAATCGGCGCCGGCATCTCGGTGTCCGGAGTGCAGGGAGGCGGGACCCGAGTCGAGGTCTTGTGCTCTATTCAAAGCGTTGGTGCGGCATGA
- the thrB gene encoding homoserine kinase produces MTDAVAVRVSATVANLGPGFDCLGLALDRHNEIIVERAPALLISAEGPGAQAVPTDGSNLVAQAIASVTGEVPFVRIHQRIAIPFGRGLGSSAAAIIGGLVAGRVLCDIALSDQDLLRFAVAIEGHADNVAPCLFGGVTATAGLQTVRIDPPAGLRVLMCVASEAMSTEAARAALSPRVSRADAVAGLAHTGVLVAALATGSTDVLLAATEDVLHQPSRFELMPATAAVVRALRDRGIAAFLSGAGPSVAAFVEEAAADAAAEFARSIVQPGWDVRVARIDPSGARAEVR; encoded by the coding sequence GTGACCGACGCTGTCGCGGTGCGCGTATCCGCGACGGTTGCGAACCTAGGCCCCGGGTTTGACTGTCTGGGACTCGCGCTCGACCGGCACAACGAGATCATCGTCGAGCGCGCGCCGGCGCTGTTGATCTCCGCTGAAGGCCCCGGGGCGCAGGCGGTGCCGACCGACGGATCCAACCTTGTTGCTCAAGCGATCGCATCGGTGACCGGCGAGGTGCCGTTTGTCCGCATTCATCAGCGGATCGCGATCCCGTTCGGCCGGGGGCTCGGCTCGAGCGCGGCGGCAATCATCGGGGGACTGGTGGCGGGACGAGTTCTGTGCGACATCGCCCTCAGCGATCAGGATCTGCTCCGGTTTGCGGTCGCGATCGAGGGCCACGCCGACAACGTCGCGCCATGCTTGTTCGGCGGGGTCACCGCGACGGCGGGTCTTCAGACGGTTCGAATCGATCCTCCGGCGGGGCTGCGAGTGTTGATGTGTGTGGCGTCCGAGGCGATGTCGACGGAGGCTGCGCGCGCGGCACTGTCGCCGAGAGTCTCGCGCGCCGACGCCGTAGCAGGCTTGGCGCACACCGGCGTGCTCGTTGCGGCGCTCGCCACGGGGTCGACCGATGTGTTGCTTGCTGCAACCGAGGACGTCTTGCATCAACCGAGCAGGTTTGAACTGATGCCCGCCACAGCGGCGGTCGTGCGCGCGCTGCGAGATCGGGGGATTGCGGCTTTTCTGTCCGGTGCCGGACCCAGCGTGGCCGCCTTCGTTGAGGAAGCCGCGGCCGACGCTGCCGCCGAGTTCGCGCGTTCGATCGTGCAGCCGGGATGGGATGTCCGGGTTGCACGGATTGACCCGAGTGGTGCGCGCGCCGAAGTCCGTTAG